A single region of the Natronorubrum daqingense genome encodes:
- a CDS encoding acyltransferase: MSRFVCGENCTVDDETTLGHGGFEEPTRVGDDATIRAGSILYGDVTIGDEFTTGHDILVREATTIGDDVLVGTKTVIDGQTTIGSHVSLQTNVYIPTETTIGDNVFIGPSAALTNDEYPIRTDNGLEGPTIEDGASIGANATLLPGVTIGENAFVAAGSVVTEDVPPNTLAVGTPAKERQLPKPLEGANQLV, from the coding sequence GTGAGTCGGTTCGTCTGTGGCGAGAACTGTACGGTCGACGACGAGACGACGCTCGGTCACGGTGGGTTCGAGGAACCGACGCGAGTCGGCGACGACGCGACCATCAGAGCCGGCTCGATCCTCTATGGCGACGTCACCATCGGCGACGAGTTTACGACGGGACACGACATTTTGGTCAGAGAAGCGACGACGATCGGCGACGACGTGCTCGTGGGGACCAAGACGGTTATCGACGGCCAAACGACGATCGGCTCCCACGTCAGTTTGCAAACGAACGTCTACATTCCGACCGAGACGACGATCGGCGACAACGTCTTCATCGGCCCGAGCGCCGCCTTGACCAACGACGAGTACCCGATCAGAACGGACAACGGCCTCGAGGGGCCGACGATCGAAGACGGTGCCTCGATCGGCGCGAACGCGACGCTGTTGCCCGGTGTCACGATCGGTGAAAACGCGTTCGTCGCCGCCGGCTCCGTCGTTACGGAAGACGTTCCACCGAACACGCTCGCCGTCGGAACGCCCGCGAAAGAACGTCAACTACCGAAGCCACTCGAGGGGGCGAACCAGCTCGTATGA
- a CDS encoding glycosyltransferase family 2 protein, which produces MYKGSRVGVVVTAYNEAPFVGTVIETVPDFVDRIYVIDDDSPDDSWSVIQQVASRLNDTAARDLEPAVTDGGDGQRVVPIQHEENRGYGAAVKTGYRNAVDDGMDVIAVMNGDGQMDPDILHRIIDPVVDGDADYAKGNRLLHPDDREDMSAFRFFGNALLTGLSKFASGYWAIGDPQNGYTAISSETVESLDLDGITDEYGFLNHLLAHLNVHERRVADVPMTAIYGDEESSIRYVPFIRFVSLLLLRNFLWRLKTKYVVSEFHPAVVMYGAGSVGVAGGSAGLAGSIVRTLRGNDGFAGAIGSFVALVLGIIALGLGIWFDAEESADLEVTEYEYTESPANAEQYREAP; this is translated from the coding sequence ATGTATAAGGGCAGTCGGGTCGGCGTCGTCGTCACGGCGTACAACGAAGCGCCGTTCGTCGGGACCGTCATCGAGACCGTTCCCGACTTCGTCGACCGAATTTACGTGATCGACGACGATTCGCCGGACGATAGCTGGAGCGTCATCCAGCAGGTCGCCTCGAGACTCAACGACACCGCCGCCAGGGACCTCGAGCCGGCCGTTACCGACGGCGGTGACGGACAGCGAGTCGTTCCGATCCAACACGAGGAAAATCGCGGCTACGGTGCCGCCGTCAAGACGGGCTACAGAAACGCCGTGGACGACGGCATGGACGTCATCGCCGTGATGAACGGCGACGGCCAGATGGACCCCGACATCCTCCATCGGATCATCGACCCCGTCGTCGACGGCGACGCCGACTACGCGAAAGGCAACCGGCTCCTCCATCCCGACGACCGCGAGGATATGTCGGCGTTCAGGTTCTTCGGCAACGCCCTGCTCACCGGGCTCTCGAAGTTCGCCTCCGGCTACTGGGCCATCGGCGACCCCCAGAACGGCTACACGGCAATCTCGAGCGAGACGGTTGAATCACTGGACCTCGACGGGATCACGGACGAGTACGGCTTCCTCAATCACCTCCTCGCGCACTTGAACGTCCACGAACGCCGCGTCGCCGACGTCCCGATGACGGCGATCTACGGGGACGAAGAGAGCAGCATTCGGTACGTCCCGTTCATCCGGTTCGTCTCCCTGTTGTTGCTTCGAAACTTCCTCTGGCGACTGAAAACCAAGTACGTCGTCTCCGAGTTCCACCCGGCCGTCGTCATGTACGGCGCGGGATCGGTCGGAGTGGCCGGTGGAAGCGCCGGACTAGCTGGATCGATCGTGCGAACGCTGCGCGGCAACGACGGCTTCGCCGGAGCGATCGGTTCCTTCGTCGCGTTGGTGCTCGGGATAATCGCACTCGGACTCGGCATCTGGTTCGACGCCGAAGAGAGCGCCGACCTCGAGGTCACGGAGTACGAGTACACCGAGTCACCAGCGAACGCGGAACAGTATCGAGAAGCACCCTGA
- a CDS encoding DegT/DnrJ/EryC1/StrS family aminotransferase, with the protein MGGTRSNARADGGVAESDGAESSTSNADSSADESTESVSIAAPALGPDALERVESVLESGMLADGPEVRAFEDEFADYCGTDRAVATSNGTTALHAALEALGLEEGDGVITSSFSFVASANAIRLAGGTPIFADIDPKTYTLDPDTVERVLEERDDVVGIMPVHLYGLAAPMDDLCAIADEHDLFVVEDACQAHGAAIDGEHVGGFGDAACFSFYPTKNMTTGEGGVITTDRADVAERAASFVNHGRDVGSDGNYDHVRLGHNYRLTSVAGAIGRAQLERLPEFNRTRREHAAYYDDELASLPLETPTEPAGYRHVYHQYTISTDERDALAATLADHGVDTGVYYGTPIHRQPAYETVSTAAAALPRTERASETVLSLPVHPDLTAADRRTVVDVIHDHFHS; encoded by the coding sequence ATGGGCGGGACGCGATCGAACGCTCGAGCGGACGGCGGCGTCGCGGAGTCCGACGGTGCCGAGAGTTCAACGAGCAACGCAGATTCGTCGGCCGACGAGTCGACGGAATCCGTTTCGATCGCGGCTCCCGCCCTGGGTCCAGATGCCCTCGAGCGAGTCGAGTCCGTCCTCGAGAGCGGGATGCTCGCCGACGGCCCCGAAGTCAGAGCTTTCGAAGACGAGTTCGCCGACTACTGTGGCACGGATCGGGCCGTCGCCACCTCGAACGGGACGACGGCACTCCACGCGGCGCTCGAGGCGCTCGGGCTCGAAGAGGGTGACGGCGTCATCACGTCGTCGTTCTCGTTCGTGGCGAGTGCGAACGCGATCAGACTCGCCGGTGGAACGCCGATCTTCGCCGATATCGACCCCAAGACGTACACTCTCGACCCAGATACCGTCGAGCGAGTGCTCGAGGAACGAGACGACGTCGTCGGGATCATGCCGGTCCACCTCTACGGGCTGGCCGCCCCGATGGACGACCTCTGTGCGATCGCGGACGAACACGATCTGTTCGTCGTCGAAGACGCCTGTCAGGCCCACGGGGCGGCGATCGACGGCGAGCACGTCGGCGGGTTCGGCGACGCGGCGTGTTTCTCGTTCTATCCGACGAAGAACATGACGACCGGCGAAGGCGGCGTGATCACTACCGATCGAGCCGATGTCGCCGAGCGCGCCGCGAGTTTCGTCAACCACGGGCGAGACGTCGGCTCCGACGGCAACTACGACCACGTCCGTCTCGGCCACAACTACCGACTGACGAGCGTGGCCGGCGCGATCGGTCGCGCCCAACTCGAGCGACTCCCCGAGTTCAACCGCACCCGCAGAGAACACGCCGCCTATTACGACGACGAGTTGGCATCGTTACCACTCGAGACGCCGACGGAGCCGGCGGGCTACCGTCACGTCTACCACCAGTACACGATTTCGACGGACGAGCGAGACGCCCTCGCTGCGACGCTCGCGGATCACGGCGTCGACACCGGCGTCTACTACGGAACACCGATTCACCGACAGCCCGCCTACGAGACGGTGAGTACGGCCGCAGCGGCGCTTCCGCGGACGGAGCGAGCGAGCGAAACCGTCCTCTCGCTACCCGTCCACCCCGATCTTACGGCGGCCGATCGACGAACCGTCGTCGACGTGATTCACGACCACTTCCACTCATGA
- a CDS encoding nucleotide sugar dehydrogenase, with translation MSPKNADRETDGTAGRTAEGNDSAVGLYRASCPSDRQRELLTGGEIPIAVYGLGKMGLPLAGVYAERFGNVTGVDIDPAVVEQIADGESHIVGEPGLEALIADQVDAGRLEATTDGQRAASTARIHVIIVPTLLDDDQQPDLTTVESVVDDIAAGLEPDDLVVAESTLPPTSCRDVIQPHLEQESGLSGEEFGLAFCPERTSSTTALRDIRGEYPKVVGGIDDESTRAAALVYDELSSNEVHPVSDATTAEAVKVFEGIYRDVNIGLANELGRLADELGISVREAIQTANDLPMCQLHDPGPGVGGHCIPYYPHFLLAQNDEPMAVTQTARELNDEMPTVVVDRLERVLAAEDADLEGASVLVLGVTYRPGIEETRASPALGVIDALAERGADVAGIDPLVDPEAYGARALEIEDLSDESFDAAVLVTPHEEFDAISWNDLEPMVVVDGRDALDLAETDHRVYTLAGKVDGQSPAAGLAGDGLKGGDERSLTADGGVGERADDRPTTSVSSADEPTTDGRHGGNDV, from the coding sequence ATGAGCCCCAAAAACGCTGACCGCGAAACAGACGGAACGGCTGGACGTACCGCGGAAGGTAACGACTCGGCAGTCGGTCTCTATCGAGCCTCGTGTCCGAGCGACCGACAGCGCGAATTGCTCACGGGTGGCGAGATTCCGATCGCCGTCTACGGCCTCGGAAAGATGGGGCTCCCGCTCGCTGGCGTCTACGCCGAACGGTTCGGGAACGTCACCGGGGTCGACATCGACCCGGCCGTCGTCGAGCAGATCGCGGACGGCGAGAGCCACATCGTCGGCGAACCGGGTCTCGAGGCGCTGATCGCCGACCAGGTCGACGCCGGTCGACTCGAGGCGACGACGGACGGCCAGCGGGCAGCCTCGACGGCCCGAATTCACGTCATCATCGTCCCGACGCTGCTGGACGACGACCAGCAACCGGATCTGACGACGGTCGAGTCGGTCGTCGACGACATCGCCGCCGGCCTCGAGCCGGATGATCTCGTCGTCGCCGAATCGACGCTGCCGCCGACGAGTTGCCGGGACGTTATCCAGCCCCACCTCGAGCAAGAGAGTGGCCTGTCGGGTGAGGAGTTCGGGCTCGCGTTCTGTCCCGAGCGAACGTCATCCACGACGGCGCTCCGGGACATCCGCGGAGAGTATCCGAAGGTCGTCGGCGGGATCGACGACGAGAGCACCCGCGCCGCCGCCCTCGTCTACGACGAACTCTCGAGCAACGAGGTTCACCCCGTCTCGGACGCGACGACGGCCGAAGCCGTCAAAGTGTTCGAGGGGATCTACCGCGACGTCAACATCGGGCTGGCGAACGAGTTGGGCCGACTCGCGGACGAACTCGGCATTTCGGTTCGCGAAGCGATTCAAACGGCGAACGACTTGCCGATGTGTCAGCTCCACGACCCCGGCCCTGGAGTCGGCGGCCACTGCATCCCCTACTACCCCCACTTCCTGCTTGCTCAGAACGACGAGCCGATGGCCGTGACCCAGACCGCCCGGGAACTCAACGACGAGATGCCGACGGTCGTCGTCGACCGCCTCGAGCGAGTGCTCGCAGCCGAGGACGCCGATCTCGAGGGAGCATCCGTCCTCGTGCTGGGCGTGACCTACCGGCCAGGCATCGAGGAAACGCGAGCCTCGCCGGCGCTCGGCGTGATCGACGCGCTCGCGGAACGCGGGGCCGACGTCGCCGGAATCGATCCGCTCGTCGATCCAGAAGCGTACGGCGCTCGAGCGCTCGAGATCGAGGATCTTTCGGACGAATCGTTCGACGCCGCCGTCCTCGTCACCCCCCACGAGGAGTTCGACGCGATTTCCTGGAACGACCTCGAGCCGATGGTGGTCGTCGACGGCCGAGACGCCCTCGATCTGGCGGAGACCGACCACCGTGTGTACACGCTCGCGGGGAAAGTCGACGGGCAGTCGCCGGCGGCCGGACTCGCGGGCGACGGGCTGAAAGGAGGTGACGAACGGTCGCTCACGGCAGACGGTGGCGTGGGCGAACGGGCTGACGATCGACCGACGACCAGCGTTTCCTCGGCCGACGAGCCGACGACCGACGGCCGACACGGAGGGAACGATGTATAA
- a CDS encoding thioredoxin family protein, with product MNETPTPIHLEDGDALDRFLETHDVALIELYTSGCGKCQAMEPVLGNVARETGVPIGLVNPGDDLALLERFALESVPTLCCFEDGTEVGRIADGFLSTAAVVAFLESNLPDAVDSS from the coding sequence ATGAACGAGACGCCAACCCCGATACACCTCGAGGACGGTGACGCGCTCGATCGATTTCTCGAGACGCACGACGTCGCCCTAATCGAGTTGTACACCAGCGGGTGCGGAAAGTGTCAGGCGATGGAACCCGTGCTGGGAAACGTCGCGCGTGAAACCGGCGTTCCGATCGGACTGGTCAATCCCGGGGACGACCTCGCCCTGCTCGAGCGATTCGCCCTCGAGTCGGTTCCGACGCTGTGTTGTTTCGAAGACGGAACGGAAGTCGGACGGATCGCCGACGGCTTCCTCTCTACTGCGGCGGTCGTCGCCTTTCTCGAGAGCAACCTTCCAGACGCCGTCGACTCTTCGTGA
- a CDS encoding DUF1616 domain-containing protein — protein MSHETTTPTRFSAVRQYPIDLAAVSIVAVIAYVVVTSYAEGSVLRLLATFPLALFLPGYALVSVLFPAAERTSRQPRTAGGDPAAPHRPSGYVRGIDWLERLGLSFAISLAIVPLVGIALPFTQWGLTTEPIAASLVIITVVLAQLGVVRRLRTPKPERFIGSPLESLSQLRRDESAVATASSIVLVLAVGLAVGALLVAFLAPLSTGGFTELALYGEDDDGDLVAGEIDDEIEAGDSVTATVSIDNQEGEETDYSVVIQEQVLEDDSVEERTDLEELETTLDDGTTGTDELTVTPTADEGETVRMSVLLYSDEVPDEPTNENADEDTYFWVTLE, from the coding sequence ATGAGTCACGAAACCACGACGCCGACGCGGTTCAGCGCAGTCCGACAGTACCCGATCGACCTGGCGGCGGTCTCGATCGTCGCCGTAATAGCGTACGTAGTCGTCACCTCCTACGCCGAAGGGAGCGTTCTCAGGCTACTCGCGACCTTCCCACTCGCCTTGTTCCTACCGGGATACGCGCTGGTCTCCGTGCTCTTTCCGGCTGCCGAACGAACGTCGAGACAGCCGAGGACGGCGGGCGGCGACCCAGCCGCCCCCCACCGACCGTCGGGCTACGTCCGCGGGATCGATTGGCTCGAGCGACTCGGGCTGTCGTTCGCGATCTCGCTCGCGATCGTTCCGCTCGTCGGCATCGCATTACCGTTTACGCAGTGGGGACTCACGACCGAACCGATCGCCGCGAGTCTCGTGATCATCACGGTCGTGCTGGCGCAACTGGGCGTCGTCCGCCGACTGCGAACGCCGAAGCCGGAGCGATTTATCGGCTCGCCACTCGAGTCGCTTTCACAGCTTCGACGAGACGAGAGCGCCGTCGCGACGGCGTCGTCGATCGTGCTCGTCCTCGCAGTCGGGCTGGCGGTGGGAGCCCTCCTCGTTGCCTTCCTCGCCCCGTTATCGACGGGCGGGTTCACCGAGTTAGCCCTCTACGGCGAGGACGACGACGGCGACCTCGTCGCAGGCGAGATCGACGACGAGATCGAGGCGGGCGACTCGGTGACGGCGACCGTCTCGATCGACAACCAGGAAGGCGAAGAGACCGACTACTCGGTCGTGATCCAAGAGCAAGTCCTCGAAGACGACAGCGTCGAAGAGCGAACCGACCTCGAGGAACTCGAGACGACCCTCGACGACGGAACGACCGGGACGGACGAACTCACCGTGACGCCGACCGCGGACGAAGGTGAGACGGTCCGTATGAGCGTCCTGTTGTACAGCGACGAGGTGCCCGACGAGCCGACGAACGAGAACGCCGACGAGGACACGTACTTCTGGGTCACGCTCGAGTGA
- a CDS encoding Gfo/Idh/MocA family protein translates to MNRTPSARPISAGVIGVGSMGENHARVYGELRSVDLACVSDDDDEVAQRVAREYDTDAVAFDTVLERCDVVTVAVPTSVHYDVVSKCLDAGVHVLVEKPIAETVEEGRALAEQAADAGLVLQVGHIERFNPAVQTVTELIDDLEVISLEAERLGPPLERTSLGNVVSDLMVHDIDIVRAILGGQPDAMTAMGTDDGQYTTATLQYDDVVASLTASRVTQKKVRRLTVTARECLLEVDYLQQSVLIHRNSYPEYVVDDGKRRYRHESVIERPRVDNGEPLRHELEAFLEAVRTDSEPVVTAEDGIAALETVQTISALVDEETPKREVQAR, encoded by the coding sequence ATGAACCGAACACCCTCCGCACGACCGATCAGCGCCGGCGTCATCGGCGTCGGGTCGATGGGCGAAAACCACGCGCGCGTCTACGGTGAACTGCGATCGGTCGACCTCGCGTGCGTCAGCGACGACGACGACGAGGTCGCCCAGCGGGTCGCCCGCGAGTACGACACCGACGCCGTCGCGTTCGATACCGTCCTCGAGCGCTGCGACGTCGTCACGGTCGCCGTGCCCACGAGCGTCCACTACGACGTCGTCTCGAAGTGTCTCGACGCGGGCGTCCACGTGTTAGTCGAAAAACCGATCGCCGAGACCGTCGAGGAAGGAAGAGCGCTGGCCGAACAAGCGGCCGACGCTGGACTCGTCTTGCAAGTCGGCCACATCGAACGATTCAATCCGGCCGTCCAGACGGTGACGGAACTCATCGACGACCTCGAGGTCATCAGCCTCGAGGCCGAACGGCTCGGTCCGCCCCTCGAGCGAACGTCGCTCGGGAACGTCGTCTCGGACCTGATGGTCCACGATATCGACATCGTCAGGGCCATCCTGGGCGGGCAGCCGGACGCGATGACCGCAATGGGCACCGACGACGGCCAGTACACGACCGCGACGTTGCAGTACGACGACGTGGTGGCCTCGCTGACCGCCAGTCGCGTTACGCAGAAAAAAGTCCGCAGACTCACCGTGACCGCCCGCGAGTGCCTTCTCGAGGTCGATTATCTCCAACAGTCCGTCTTGATTCACCGAAACTCCTACCCCGAGTACGTCGTCGACGACGGGAAACGACGGTACCGTCACGAGAGCGTCATCGAACGCCCGCGAGTCGACAACGGCGAACCGCTTCGTCACGAACTCGAGGCCTTTCTCGAAGCCGTCAGAACCGATTCGGAGCCCGTCGTGACGGCCGAAGACGGGATCGCCGCCCTCGAGACGGTCCAGACGATCTCCGCGCTCGTCGACGAAGAAACCCCCAAACGGGAGGTGCAAGCGCGATGA
- a CDS encoding DUF7344 domain-containing protein, protein MSEHELSQAQLFDVFSNARRRRTVQYLKQQGRRCDLAPLVEQVAAWENDVDPSEVTRTQRRRVYISLYQTHLPMLEEHGIVDWNPDEHIIRLLPGDEVFDPYLDHRLESQRPWHRFYAVVTSLGVIAFALTVFSVGPLTVTAAPLVALVLCVLVLAVSVVQHLSRRPKLDPPLAL, encoded by the coding sequence ATGTCTGAACACGAATTGTCACAAGCGCAGTTGTTCGACGTCTTTAGCAACGCCCGGCGACGCCGAACCGTCCAGTATCTCAAGCAACAGGGTCGACGATGCGATCTCGCACCGCTCGTCGAGCAGGTCGCCGCCTGGGAGAACGATGTCGACCCGAGCGAGGTCACGCGCACCCAGCGCCGACGTGTGTACATCTCGCTCTATCAAACCCACCTTCCGATGCTCGAGGAACACGGGATCGTCGACTGGAATCCCGACGAGCACATCATCAGGCTCCTCCCGGGCGACGAGGTCTTCGATCCGTATCTCGATCACCGCCTCGAGAGTCAGCGCCCGTGGCATCGCTTCTACGCGGTCGTCACGTCACTCGGCGTGATCGCGTTCGCGCTCACCGTCTTCTCGGTCGGGCCACTCACGGTGACGGCCGCGCCGCTCGTCGCATTAGTCCTCTGCGTGCTCGTCCTCGCCGTCTCGGTCGTCCAGCACCTTTCCCGGCGACCCAAACTCGACCCACCACTGGCGCTGTAA
- a CDS encoding winged helix-turn-helix domain-containing protein, protein MSMQASNTPSESTPEPSAQLDVLGDECARTILVATRDGPKTAKELTKRTDSSSATVYRRINNLLESNLLAECVRFDDDGSHTTAYEATIDTLQVQIGGDGIDVSVSEIDD, encoded by the coding sequence ATGTCAATGCAAGCGAGTAACACGCCTTCCGAATCGACGCCAGAACCGTCCGCCCAGCTCGACGTCCTCGGGGACGAGTGTGCGCGAACGATCCTCGTCGCGACACGAGACGGGCCGAAAACAGCGAAGGAGCTGACCAAACGCACGGACAGTTCCTCAGCAACGGTGTACAGACGAATCAACAACCTTCTCGAGAGCAATCTCTTGGCCGAGTGCGTTCGGTTCGACGACGATGGCTCACACACGACGGCTTACGAGGCGACGATCGACACGCTTCAGGTACAGATTGGTGGGGATGGGATCGACGTCTCGGTGTCGGAAATCGACGACTGA
- a CDS encoding PadR family transcriptional regulator, translating to MHDLTGFQRDLLYVIAGADQPSGQTVKDEVEKYYSSEINHGRLYPNLDTLVNKELVEKGQLDRRTNYYAITDSGRERIDERREWEEQYLDF from the coding sequence ATGCACGATCTGACCGGCTTCCAACGAGACCTCCTCTACGTAATCGCAGGTGCTGATCAACCGTCAGGGCAGACAGTCAAAGACGAGGTCGAAAAGTACTATAGCTCGGAAATAAATCACGGAAGGTTGTACCCGAATCTGGATACGCTCGTCAACAAAGAGCTGGTCGAAAAGGGCCAACTCGATCGACGAACGAACTATTATGCGATCACTGACAGTGGTCGTGAACGAATCGACGAGCGTCGTGAATGGGAAGAACAGTATCTCGACTTCTAA